TGACACTTAGCGAATGAATAAATGACAATTGGGTATGCCATGTACTAAGGAAAAGCCAAATGTATTTGAAGACAAAGTGGCTGCTTTATGAAAGTTATTCACGAGTAATAAAATCGAAAGTTGTGATACGGGGATAAGATGGTTACGTCTACGGTGGAATGTTCACTTCTCTGCTCATAGCAGGCAGGAGCAATGCGAAGATAAGATGGTTACGTCTACGGTGGAAAGTTCACTTTTCTGCCCATAGTAGGCACGCACAAAGAAGGATATCCAGACACCACCGGTGAAAATCGGCTGTGCGTGGATGAAAAATGTAATACATTTTAAAATCATAATAAAAGTCTTCTTAAAAATTTGTTCATAACCTAATGTTCAGTacttatatttgaaaaattaaaataattaattaaatattctatTATAATATAAACAACTATATGtcattgaattaattaaataatattttctttttttatttttgacatttCAACTAATTGTCAATTAAGTTTCAATTGAAATAAAAGATTTTCAAGTCCATATCATCTCAACCGTACCGACGTTGGAATCCTCAACTTAAAGCTTTAAAAACTGAATGCTTTTCTTTCAATTTCCATGTCTCATggttttaatgaaaaattcatCATTCCAAGACTTCCCATACAATCATACACATGGTATCTGACAAGGATGTAGTGCAATTGTATTTTATGCTATTCTGTCCGGTTGTTGTGCGTGTTTAAATTTTTCATGTACAAATATATGAAAATATTTTATtgaatatatattaaatattttatttttacacaTCACTTTTATTACGAATATAACAATGTAACATAATTATACACCAACTAATATTAAAAGTACAATACTCGGATAGAACCCCAACCGCACTAAATCCTTTCCCCGTATCAGAAAACAAACCATAGCACAAAAACCAACTATAAACAAGCTTTTATATGTCTGACTTCTCTGGTTTTTTGGCAAGAGAAATGATAAGATTATTATAGAAGCCTTTGCCCAAGCGGATAACCTTTGCTGCATTCGTCGCAAACCTGTGGAATATGTCAGGTATAATAGCTTCTCCAAAATGATTTGCGAGGATGGGTTCGTAAACTGATCTAAGTAATGATGCCACATGCGCTGCTCTAGCATGTTCATCGCTGTATTCTGGGGAATGGGATCTTACTTGGCAATCATCATCAATAGAGAAGCCAGCATCATAACGGAGCTTAAAAGTCTCCAAgtacaaaatttcaaaagaaccTTCCTCCTCAACTATGCACTTTAATTCTTCTACTGAAGCTGCATAGATTGGAACATTGAAactgtccaatttttcttcctCCAGATGTCCCTGTATTCATATGCCAATCATCAAGTCAATTCGAATTACTGGACGTACAAGACTTGGAAATCAGCCAATTTGCTAAAACGTCAACTCTAGAATAAAACGTGCAGCTTTTTTCCTTAATTTCAATATGAATATATGATTATTACTTGGGCTTTTAGTTCATATcaaaaatttgccaaaaaagaTTAAATAATGAACTATTTCTTCCTTTCCAATACCTGTTTAAccaaaaagggggaaaaaaaagatagCCGACAAATTAAATCCCCCTATATTTCCAACTTCCAACAAATTATTGGAAGGGAAAGAATTATCTTAACTGTATTGGAGTTGTGACGCCTAACTCCTAATTAAAGGTTGCTACCATCTGATTTACGGTGAACTTGGTCTACACAGAGTTTATTCTATCAAGGTTACAAGAATAAAATTGCGTCCATTTTTCAGCTAAGGTAGGAACCCTGAATATGCTAGCTAGCCATCTAGTTTATTTCAGATAACAAGCAATGAGCATCTGATCATCAAAGAGACAGAGAAATGATTAACCTCAACAACCAAGTCGTTTATTGCCATCTCAAGTAAGTCCATGGTATTCGGGCCGTCGAATTCATCTCCTTTACAAATGCAAGTAAGGAGCATTCGGCCGCGTGAAAGCAACTCTTCCGAACGAATCCTTAAAAATGTGGTAAAATCTTTCGTAAATTGATCCAAATATGCCTTCTGGACGGGCGGAGGACTTGCTTTGGAAGAGTAAATGCTCCTTTTGTTCGCAGTGATCCCCAATTCAGTCACCAAACCGCTGGGAACCTGCAGTCTAAAGCTGGTTCCCTTTAGAAATCTCTTTCTTGGATTCCTGTGGATATCTTGAGAATTATTAAAGAAATTTCCATGCATAGTTACTAATGTGTTGAATGAAAATCATGAACTATTTTTGCtacaagaaaaagtaaaaagatAAAAGGGAGTAATTCAAAGACCTGGGATAAAAATTGAAGACTGTAAGAAGAGTGTAAAAAATGCATTGACTCCTCGGGGAAGAGTCTGCCGTGGAAAGAGCCAGGCATTGCGGCTATTAGGCACGATCCTATCTTGCGTCCATTTTCTTTCTCAAGTTTGCGGTAGAAACTTGGCAGCAACATGAAAACCGAATTGAAATCATTTTGGAAAAGATCAGTCAGAAAAACCTGAATGGTGGGACGTTCTAATtcattcttcatttcttgcctaaCTTTGTCAATACTTTGTACAATGTCCCGAACTGTTAAAAGTGTGTTTGGTCCGGAAGCGCATCCCAAATCCGCAACTTTAATGCACTTGTTGATGTTGGGCAAGTTGGCCCGCAACAATTCCCCTACGCATTGTTCAAGGACAGGTTTCACCTTGGCGAGAACCAGTTGCTACACATACCACTCCAAAATACAAATGTTAAGGGGCGAAAAAAGACATACTAAGTTAGAGATCGACGTATCATAGCATGATTTACTACtactctgtgtgtgtgtgtgtgtgtgttaaagagagagatagagagacaGACAGACATTGAAGGATGAATTCTTGGCGTAGCTTGCATCGCCTTCGCCTCCATTCATATGCAGGACTTCTTGGAGCTCCATTCATATGCAGGACTTGTACATAAATCGAATTGGGACTGCTAAAGAAGGTGTCTGTTAATGATTAATTGTGCGAAATTTCGGACTTAAATGGCGAAAATTTCTTAGATGCGTATGCGTAGAAAAATCTGTCAATTGGTCAAGAGAAAGAGCACAGCCAATGGGAACCACACACAATTGGGATAAAATGGGCCTAGGCCGGTGAAGAGTTGATTgaggggataatttcagaaacctcctatgaggtttttgacaatttcactcagCTCCCCTAAGGTTTCAATAATTCATAAACCTCCCTCAGTCCAATCAAATGACTAAAATGTCCTCCACTTAATAGTCAATTCATAAAGGGACATTTAAAACCGAAAAATACTTCTTATTATTCTACTTGTCATTTTCTAGTTTCAAAAAGCAATCTCCATCAATTTTCtagttttcattttttcctccctccctcccttccTCTTTAAtattcttctctctttttctcctacAACCACTTCTCCCTCTCACCAAATATCGCGCTCCATTTTTACCAACCATATCAATTTTTTACCATCTCCAAAATTTATCTGTATTTTTTGTCTTCCTATCcttttttactataaaaattttagaccctttctttttttttttctccaataGTTTTACTCTTTACAAATATTAGCCAATTGACGTTACCAAATCAACAAGGTGCAGACTATAGATTTTATTGTCAAACTAGGGGAAGATGAAAAAGGTAGCAGTGGTAtagggaaaaaatgaaattgagaTTTGGAACATAaaaaaatgactattatgtttGTTAAGTAAAAAGTCTAGCAATTACTCATTGgttctctcttttatttatttattgattgTGGTTTTACTATAAAGATAGAATTTTATTTCTATTTCTTATAGTGTTAGAGCAATGATGAATTATATTCTTAGGGACATGCGGGCATTTCTTAGTTTAGTATTGGTAGTGGTGGTAATGAGTTACATTAGGCAAGAATTAACAAGTAATgaattttgaaatgatttggaGTTACTGGACTTTGTTTATTTTAGTGAATATGACACgtataagaaattaaaaattaaaaccttattttgttttatcttATTCTCTGAAGAAGGGTATTTTAGCATATTTATGAAAAATTATAGGCTATTGGGTCTATATTGTTACATAAACCTTAAAAGTAAGGGATGTAGGTGTAATGTTTAAAACTTGAGGGGAGCTTTATGTAATTACTACaaacttcaagggaggtttctgaaattatcccttgacTGAGAGGGTACTTTTAAACGCGCAGAAATTCTGGTAAGTGGGAAGAGAATTTCAAGTTAGCCCGCGTAAAGgagcaaaaaataataattattggCGTGCATTAAATTCCTTAATAGCAAGAAGTGTTGGTGGACTAAAGTGAACAAtaacgttaaaaaaaaaattgtcgaCAGGTTAGTGGAGTGTAATCGAAGGAGGGGTATTGATTTCCCATTAACAACCCAAAAGAGGGCAATTAATGCATTGTATGAGGATTTAGGACCTTAAcgcaaaaatcatcttcaagtGCAAGAAATGCTGCAGTAAAAAGAATAAATGATTGTTAAAAAAGAATAAGGTGGTGTTTGGTTTGAATGTTGGAATCGGATTCGGATTTGGAATAATTTATCCTGGATTTGGAATGAAGTCCATCATTTCAATACATCTGTTTGGTTCAGTACCAAGATTGtatatcattactatagttgatATTTGGTTCATTGGCTCTTTCGaaatgggatataagaaattttcacaaattaaatatattagtaaatttaatataaccaattaataatttctattagtaaatatgtgtaattattaatataattgaaaatatcaattatattacatatactaatatacattatataatacatataactaataatatcattattataagtttgtaactaattaaattaaatattatatataattaaatataattatacaaatattataatataattatataatataaaaaattaataatgttGGTCGTAAATATAATGatgacaattttttttcttgtttgtgaTTATTCAACAAATAGTCTTTTTTTAACTAAAATGTTGGTTGTAGTAGCGCTTACATGATTTGTTTTGCTCGTAGCAGAATATGCAATTGATTGTGTTCTAATAGACATAATAGTATGATATTACAACTGCAACATGTACATAAGACTTTGAGTTGTTGTAGAGTTAGAAAATTGATATTTTATTTACATTCTATGAATGCAGTAATAGTTACACAAATTGAAGCCTTACTTTTGTAAGCAATTTCACTTATATTCCCTCACATTTGATAAAGTTAAAATAGGTATATATTGTTCATAGTAAATTAACTACCTAATGCAAAAACTTGAGGGTAATTATAGAATCAAATTATTTTCTCTCttctaataataattttatattgTTTTGCATTTGAATTGCACTGATTTGTTATTAACTAATTAGTTTTAGGAGAGGTTTTGagttttttgtcaaaataacactctttctaaaaaatattcccaatatgattcactttcaaattttattcccAAATCGATGTTATTGTTGCCACCTAATTACCTTGATTGCCATGTAAGAtaacaagaaaggaaagctttAATCTAGTTTATAGTTTccaataaaaactaaaaatttaaacTGTTTTATTATAGAGGCACAAGAAAATTGCATAACTTTGAtaatttccttataattatttaaaataaattttaccatTATTGACCTTGCTATTATTGCTCtctacaatttttttaaatgtatcaaacttattgcatatattttttaaaaaattaatttgcaaaatacaaaaattgcaaTGAACATTATAAGCAATAACAAGAAAAAGTTACAAAAACTTCAAGGCTATCATATTTTTTTATGTTATGCTTCCTACTCCTTGAAAAGAACTTTTACAAAAAGTAATTAAACTATTGCAATTAAGATAATGCTAAAGTTTCTCAAAAGTAACACAAGCTATTAATTGATGTTGAATAAATGTGCAAAAATACTTCAAGTATACgagattatttgattatgtgataGAGAGGCACTACAAATGAACATGCTTATATTGAGCATGAATTTATGTTGTTACGGAGTTTTCCTCTTagacattttatcaaacacaccgTGTGAGAAATCATTTGTTAAAGCAAttagtattcaaaattttttgaaggccaTAGGAATGTTCCAAAAACTGCACAATAGAAAAGACAAGAGAATAATCTTCATTTACCTTGAAATTATCAATTCGAGGAGAATATTTTCATCTACATATACAATATCAGGAATGATAATGAAATTTTAGATGttgttaatataaatattggCATTTAACAATTACATTTGATAAGGAAAAATAACGAAAGGACacaaaataataaatgaaaaaaaagtggGAAGGTTCAGAGAGAGAATCAGGGAAGATATTAGTtggaaaagagagatagaatGTGTCTCTATATCTATCCTACCACAGATGCAACCtatatggaaaaaaaaagaattataaaggtaataaattttaa
This sequence is a window from Coffea eugenioides isolate CCC68of chromosome 7, Ceug_1.0, whole genome shotgun sequence. Protein-coding genes within it:
- the LOC113777719 gene encoding probable caffeine synthase 3 isoform X1 is translated as MELQEVLRMNGGEGDTSYAKNSAYNQLVLAKVKPVLEQCVGELLRANLPNINKCIKVADLGCASGPNTLLTVRDIVQSIDKVRQEMKNELERPTIQVFLTDLFQNDFNSVFMLLPSFYRKLEKENGRKIGSCLIAAMPGSFHGRLFPEESMHFLHSSYSLQFLSQVPSGLVTELGITANKRSIYSSKASPPPVQKAYLDQFTKDFTTFLRIRSEELLSRGRMLLTCICKGDEFDGPNTMDLLEMAINDLVVEGHLEEEKLDSFNVPIYAASVEELKCIVEEEGSFEILYLETFKLRYDAGFSIDDDCQVRSHSPEYSDEHARAAHVASLLRSVYEPILANHFGEAIIPDIFHRFATNAAKVIRLGKGFYNNLIISLAKKPEKSDI
- the LOC113777719 gene encoding probable caffeine synthase 3 isoform X2, translated to MELQEVLHMNGGEGDASYAKNSSFNQLVLAKVKPVLEQCVGELLRANLPNINKCIKVADLGCASGPNTLLTVRDIVQSIDKVRQEMKNELERPTIQVFLTDLFQNDFNSVFMLLPSFYRKLEKENGRKIGSCLIAAMPGSFHGRLFPEESMHFLHSSYSLQFLSQVPSGLVTELGITANKRSIYSSKASPPPVQKAYLDQFTKDFTTFLRIRSEELLSRGRMLLTCICKGDEFDGPNTMDLLEMAINDLVVEGHLEEEKLDSFNVPIYAASVEELKCIVEEEGSFEILYLETFKLRYDAGFSIDDDCQVRSHSPEYSDEHARAAHVASLLRSVYEPILANHFGEAIIPDIFHRFATNAAKVIRLGKGFYNNLIISLAKKPEKSDI